The DNA sequence ggccgaggagatgtatCAGCGGGCCCTGGCAGGCTGGGAGAAGGCACTGGGCCCTGAtcacacatccacccttgACACAGTTAACAATCTTGGGATTCTCTACGCTCATCAGGGCAAgctcaagaaggccgaggagatgtatCAGCGGGCCCTGGCAGGCTGGGAGAAGGCACTGGGCCCTGAtcacacatccacccttgACACAGTTAACAATCTTGGGATTCTCTACGCtgatcagggcaagctgaaagaggccgagaagatgtATCAGCAGGCCCTGGCAGGCTACGAGAAGACACTAGGCCCTGAtcacacatccacccttgACACAGTTAACAATCTTGGGATTCTCTACGCtgatcagggcaagctgaaagaggccgagaagatgtATCAGCGGGCCTTGGCAGGCTGGGAGAAGGCACTGGGCCCTGAtcacacatccacccttgACACAGTTAACAATCTTGGGATTCTCTACGCtgatcagggcaagctgaaagaggccgagaagatgtATCAGCAGGCCCTGGCAGGCTACGAGAAGACACTAGGCCCTAGtcacacatccacccttgACATAGTTAATAATCTTGGTCGTCTCTACGCtgatcagggcaagctgaaagaggccgagaagatgtATCAGCGGGCCCTGgcaggcaaggagaaggcaCTAGGCCCTGGtcacacatccacccttcGCACAGTCAATAATCTTGGGGTTCTCTACACtgatcagggcaagctgCAAGGAGGCCGAAGAGATTCCTGACCATTCGGAAACTCGTACAGCGGCAAACAATCTGCTGCCTCTCACTATCCTTCATGCTAATCAAAATACCCCTCGTCGCACAGCCACTGTTACCCCGGCTGCACCTGACTTACTGCTGAACACCCTCGGGGGCGACTCAACGAAACGCCGACGAAAAAGAGATGTCTTGTACAGTTTTCTCCGCCGGTAGTTTCCGGACACTGGGAAGATTACGCGAGCTTCGTGGGCGGGTTTGATCCTAATTTAATGGGTAGGCAGGTTGAAGACGCATGACTTTTTACCGCCACGCATCAGAGCGTAGGCCCACAAAGGGTGTAGGCTTTGGTATTCGGGTAGAGGAGGCCTTGTTCTATGCCTACGCCGGAGTATGCTCTGGGCCTCCGCATGCCTCGGTGCTTATATCCTATTCGTATGTCTAGGCTTCTGGTACGCATAGACGCTCATATCTTAGCATAGATACGCATTTATCTATCCTAAAGCAAATCATCGCCAGATTGAGTCTCACCCTTGAATCTAACAAGCTTGTAGAGCAGTCAAGCTTCACTCCAAAGATCAAAAGGTCCGTTACTACGCTAAAAAAAACCCCTCACTATGTATAAAACAGTACATCATATGGACAATAGCTGACGCAGCAGTCATTGCTTGGACGGGTGTCGATCACCATTTCAAGCGAGGGTTGACTTCTTGCGCCAGCCTAAGCCGAGTAGTGCCTCCCACGACAGTCCCATGGGAACCCTCCGCGTGATTCAGAAGCTCAGACTTCTGTTGCAATGGCTTCCCATCACAGACCGTACAAGTCACCCCTTTGGCCGGCCAGGGAGGGTTGACATGTTTCCGCAGAAAGTGTCTCGTGAGTGAGCCGGGCGTCGAATGCTTCAAAAGGCGATCTTTCAGGGGGAGCTTAGGGTTCCCCAGACAGAGAAAGCAGATCTGCGGCCGTTGCTTTGGATAGTCGATGCGCACGGATTCCATCGCTTGCCGTAGGGCAATTTCGGTCTCATCCTCGGCAGAGGATTGATGCCGCTTGAAAACAGGGCTAGATTCATCATCGCCCGGCAGTCGCCGCCGGCGTGATTGAGTCGTTCGACGGGTAGGGCGTCCCTCTTCCACGCCGCAGAAAGCAGTGACAGCATTGATGGCGTTGATCCGGCGTTGATACTCCGCTTCCAGGGTGGTCCCCGGCAGAGAGAGGATAGCGTCAATCATCAGCATCTGCTGCGGGGGCATGAACCCCTTCCGCTCAAGAGCGCCCATCACTTTGGCATCCACTAGCTTCCCAGCCAGCTGCCGTTCGAGGTCGATTACCGGCTGCTCGTTCTTGTACCGTTCCAGGTTCTCTCGGATGCGTCGATTCCGTTGTCGTTGCTTCTCGTTGCGCAGTTCACGAATAGATGCGTTGTACTTCCGCTTGGCTTCCAGGGTCCGATCCTGGAGGTGTTCCAGCTTCACTTGGAGCTGACGGTGGCGCCCAGTGAGAGCGCCGGCGTTAAGGGGACCAAACGAGGCTTGACAGGCCTGGGTCACGCGATCCAGCTTCGCCTTTCGGTCCACCCATTTTCGCTTCCGCTCGTTGACAGTCTTCTGTCGTTCGCGAACCGCCGGGAGCTGGTTGAGAGACTTCGACTCTTCCGCGGAAAGCCAAAAGGGCCGATCGGGATCGATCGAGGCGCTTAGGGAGCAAGCGAACCGCACAAGAGGGGTTTGAGAGCCGGTCTTGCGCACGATGCCCTGGACGTCAACATCAACGTCAACCTCGTAATGCCGAATGAACGTGCGAATGTCGGCATGCTGAAGCATGACGTTCTGTAACGCATCCGTAACTTCCTCTTTTCGCTGCGTTAGCTCTGTCTGGAGTAGGGGACAGGGTAGATACGCACCACTGCTATTGAACGCTTTCGCTCCTGCATACCGAAGGAGGTATGGCTTGGTCACCTGTTCGAAGCCGGTGATTTGGCCCGCACGTCACATACGACTTTTCCACTGCGATTCGAAACCCTGTCGCTTCGCGAACTGTTTGGCAGAACACGTATTTATCCAACAGGTCGTCCTTCAGCTTCAGTTCCTGCTGTCCCAAGCCATCGAGCACCCCGAGGCTGTAGAGACTTTCCGGGCTGTCCAGCACTGGCCCTGTGGTCGTGATGGACTTGAAGCCGTTAATGTGAAAGAGCATGCCGAGCAGACACACATGCGGACTGAGCACCAAGGTCGGATCGAAAATGATTTCGGGGATTTTAAACTCGTTCCTGCCCATAAATTTATCAGTAAACTGCTTCGGCGGTGGCCGTTGCCAGCACGTACTGAGCTCTGTCTGCTACGGCAGCCAGACACAATCGAGTTTAGGACATTCCGGGTTCAGCCGCACCAACTTCTTTGGCTGGGAGGTCTCCATCCTATGGCGAGATGGTGATGCGGCGATCAACCCGCGGTGAATGCGCCTCAACAGTGTCTTCGCCTGTAGAGGATATGGAGAGCGCCGTACAGAACCCATGCTTCGGTAACCTGAACCGTGCTTTATGGACGAAAAACTTACAAGGCCTAGAGTGTACAACCGAGAGTAAAGGACAAGCGGCGTCTGATGGGGAGCATATCCATGGCGCTCGGACTGTAGCGGTGGCATGGCGTTCCCATCAGCTAAAACAAGATAGTACCTGGGCTCCAGAGACTGGTATGTTATATCTTCACTGTTAAGATCGTTTTGCTGGCTGAACGAGTACACCAGATACCCTATTCGATTGCCCTCGCTCAATGCCCGTGCAGCCAACAGGCAGCCAAGTCGATTCTGTGACAAGCGTCCTTACACCGGTCAACTCAGGAGGGTGGGTTGGAGTTTCTTTGCCTCAGAATGGAGTGGCATTCCTACTCCTAGTTGAGATGGCGTGCTCCGTAGCTGCTCACTCACTATGTCCATCATACCAGCTTCCAATATAGTCCCAGAGTACGTAAAGATGGGCCGTTTCGGAACTGACCCTAATGTCAAAGCATCCAAAGTGAGCCAGGGCGCAGTAGGTCAGTTCACGTTATGTCTCTTCGCATTTCTGTATGGCCAACTCGATTCATCCAACTTGATTTCTTATAAATTTGAATCCAAGCTTTGTGAATGGCAAGTTTATCGGCACATGCAGCTATTGGCCAATACGAAGTCGCTTCCGCCCGTGTACGTCGGCCCCACACGAGTGCTGCTCTCGTAACCTCATTCGCTTTTTCATCGGCCGGCTATCCAATTGGGAACGATGAAAGTCAATGATCAACACCCGCTCTAGCTCGGCGTTCCACAGCATGTTATCCGGCCGAAGGTCCTGGTGTAATACCCCGAGTGAGCGAATCTCCTTCAGTGATCGCGAAACTTCATGCCTGATCgtctcaacatcttccaactTGTGGATGGGTTCACCGCCCCAACCCATCAGGAGCATATGGCGGATCTGGCCAGCCCCGTGCAGGAAGTAGATCATGGCCAGGTCAATTGTGCCGAGAAAGACCGGGACGGCTCGCCCTTGGGCTCGCCAGAGGATACAATAAATATCCGCCTCTCGCTTGACCTCATTCCACAGGTAAGACGTGGTTCCCTTTCCGACGACCGTATACCCATATGCGGTGCACGTGATTTTGAAGGGCGCTCCCGATGCTCCACAGCCTCCTATGGGGGTGCAGTCGACGTCGAGATTTTGGTCCAGTTGCTGCTTAATCCGCCGAACCAGACCGCTGGCGTCAATCAAGTGTTGGTTGCTGGTGCCACCCTGTCGATGGAGCTCGACATTCGGGCAGCAGTCATCCAGCGTGCCTCCTCGCTGCAGGCCCAACAGACATTGCTGGGTACAAAATTGAGCGTTGTGTTGGTACCGACCGTGTTCGTTCGGCCGGGTGCCCGTCTGACGGGCTGATCGCTGCaccgatggagatgatggagatgacgTAACCTGGCTGAAGCCACGCTTCCGCCCGCCGGGAGCGGAGTCCGTATCCGAGTCTGGAGAATCCTCGCGCGCCATGGTATTCGGCGCGCACTGGGCTCGAGACCGGGTCGAATACACTTGTCCTCTACAACCCGCCGGTAATGTCGACAGGATTATTGCCCTGCCCTTCTCCAGTAAACCGCCACAATAAACCCCCCTCCCACAaccccttttctctttttctaaCTGGATAGAGAAGCAAAGCGCGTTAAGCATCTACTTCCTATTCATCAACCCCCGCACCCAAATCGGACGAAGGACTAAGATCTCGATAAAGGAAAGCACTAGACTACGCCCAAATACTTGGTTATATGGATGGTACGTCTACGCAGGATTCGGGCTGAGGCCAATGACCCGACACACAATTGCCCACGGGAGAGCGAAGAATATGTTGGATACCAAGGACTGTGCGAGATACCATAACTATGAGATAATACAAATATTCTAGAACGACTCTTACATCTTCTACGCCGTGCTGACCGAGAGGATACTTCCCAACTCATATCCATGATTCATTCTGATGCTTCCAACAACTAATTCTTAGCACTATTTCTGAGGCTACTGGAGTAAGCGACGATACGAGTCAAGGCGGAATAACCGAAGGTCGTGTTTAGGACACGTAGATCTGCGCAGTGGTCGTGGACTGTTGTGTACATCTGTTGCGTTGAGATCGTTCTTCTGCCCTGGTTGGTTGTATCCATTTGATGAGTGTCTGAACAACGGGTTTTTGAGAGCAGTACGCTGCATCTCAAGTAGTGTTAGCCTTGAGGCCATATCATAATCCATTGTATTAACCTGCCTTCCGTCGTAGTGAAAGTATGGTTCGAGCGAGGATCGCCAAGTTGAGGACGACTGGGTATGTTTAAGGCGGCGTCCATCCAGGAATAATCAAGCCAGTGCAGCTGTTGAAAGGGCGTATCCAATGGAATCTAATTGCTGTTCTTCTAAAGGGTATCGCGGGAGTAATGACAGCACCATGTCATTAAAGTCGATGAACTGAGACTGAGAGCATAGAGCTGCCATTTCGAAGGCCGGGGGATACGAACCCGCATCTGCCCAGTCCACGAGCCACACAAGGCCGTTTCGGTCCAGAATAAGGTTCCGCGGACTGATGTCCTGGTGGGTGAGAACAAACTCGGTGAACTTGAAGGGCGGAAGGTCTGGCGATGCGTGCTTGTATGCTTTACAGATGTCCAGCTTGTGGTTGAACCAGCCCTCGAATTCGGCCACGTCCTTGAAAGGCCCGGCGCTGTAGTGCGTGAAGAAGCGACCACGACATGGGCCCCCGCCGATCGGACCTGGCTCCAACAGCTTGATGGACTGCATTTCAATGATCATCTGGGCCGTCTGCTTCGCGACATCCATCTTTTGTTCATCACTGAGTTCTCTCCAGCAGCCATCAAGCGGCTCGCCGTCGATATAATCCATCACAATATATCCCATGTTGCCAAAATATTTCGTATCGTCCATGAAGTGGAGAGACCGATGGACACGAGGAGCTCGAATATTAGACTTTGATGCGACTAGTTGAAGAATCTTTGCCTCGCAAGGCAGCACATTGCCGCCGCCTTTTAAAACGAGATTCTTAGACAATCGCACCACCGTCGTTTGGCCGAAATCGTAAAGGATCGGAGAAGACTTTAAGAGGTCGATAAGAGACTCATCGGAGACGCAAGTGATGTCTTTATCATCCAGCGGGAATGCCCTGTCCGAGGCCTTACTGGCCGGCTGTCGAGATTGTTAGTGCAATATTCACCACCGGAAGAATTGAGGGAGTCAATACATCGGTGAATGGGCGTAAGGGTCCTTCCATATTCCTAATTCTTCGGTTATTTTGTGTAAAGGTCCGTGATATGGGGAAAAAATGGGTTCATATCGAGGTACCACTACAGGagggcaaagaaaaaaaaaaaaggggtAGGTAAGCTGAATGTACAAAACTTTTAACATTGTTTGATGCCATCGTTATCATGGTCGGGCTTAGTCATTGCCAAGGAGCGCAACAGACCATGAAGGGAGATTGATAGGTGGTCAAGCGCCCAGTTAGCGCTTAGGTGGGTTTTCGGCTGACCAGTCTTGTCTCAGCAGTCGCTGGCTTCACCCAAAGGACGTCGGTTGAGATAAGAGCGTATCGTTTTAGGTTTAGATGAACATTTGACTTCCATTGGCTCCCCTCTCTTGCTGGATTCCCTTGAGCGGCACACATAATGAAAGATTGATCGCATTTCCGTCAATGATTAGTCCCTCTACGCGCTGGCCTCAACTTTCAACCTCTAATTATAGCAATTCGGCTTCCCAGGCTTTCATCTATCATATGCACGACGAGTTCTGAAACAGTCCATCATGACGATAGACAGCGAAGCGCTTAGGCTGTTTAGAACGCGATAATATTTAAGGGCACCCGTTCACTGCTCCAAGCCCATCCTTTGACAAACTTCCGCGAAACAGATCCTCCTCGCCTTTCTTTAAACTTGTTATTCCACCTTTTACTGCTTGGGTATGTGTCCATGTTGTTGTGGTGTTATGCATTGAAGAATTTAACGTGTACCAGGACTCTCCGACACATGGTTTGAAGAATGGCAAACTTTCATCCCCTCAATTTTATACCAAAGCACCGCCAGGCCCAGATTCTGGAGTCACCAGTGCAGTCTCTGATTGCTGTGCCACACAGCAAAAAGGCTAACACAAATCATTGGTGTCTCTACCTCTTGACATCCGACCGGAGCTCTGTCAGAATCGATTGCCAGCCTAGCTACTCCGTCCCAAGTACCATTCTCCCTGGAGGCTCCAAAGCCTATGTAATCATCTCTGAGCTGTCATATACTGTGTCCAAGGATGCTCAAGCAcaatttcttcttggagtCGCCCCCGGCCTGAAGGTCAGGCATTTTTACGATTTGCTGATCGAGAATGGACGGCACAAATACGAATTCGATTCAAACGGAGTTGGTTGCAGATTTTGGACGACGGATCAGATCAATCTGCTACACCAGCATCGGCTTATCACGGACACGGCACAAGTTACAGTTGCAAAGAACGGGATTCTTAAACTGTGGCCTGATCAGACACCCCTCGAACTCGACCGGGGAGCCTACTACTAGTGCGGATGTCAGCAGGCAGATGTCTGCTTTGTTGTTCCTTGGGTTATCAGGTCACCTAGCTTGCGAGGAACAAATGCGGGCAAGGCAGCATCTTACGCATTCTGGCCAGTTTGGGGATCTCGGACCCGAGCCCAACTCCTGTTCAGATCCACAATACCGTTGAAGATTCGTTTTATATGCCATGCTATTTTCTgtgtcttctttttcgagtaTCTTGTCCTGTTTTGTTACGTTTCTACTTGCTGTTAGAAAGATAATCCATCAACTTATGGCTTTGAGCTCATTCGCAAGTATTCTAAGTGACTCTATATCTCgcatgaagaaggtcaagtcCATATATCAAAGTGTAGGTCGATGATCAACCAATACAGTTTTGTTTCAGGACCGAAGACTGGGAATTTATAGTATCCAACGGTACATATTACTCGggaagatcatcatctggaaCATCCGCAAGTTCTCGTCCTGCCTCCCAACCTTCTAGCCTTTCTGTCAACCTTTTGGGGGGGACCAGGTGGATCTGGAAACAGCTTGACTAAAACACGGATCCCTTCGGACTTCCATGCCACTGCCTCTCGTAAGACCATCCACACTTGACCTTAAACGCCAAGGAATTTGTTCCCCATGGTCGCAAGCGATGACCGGCCGAGCTGTTTCCAAGGAGCCAGGTCTCCTCACTTTTAGCAACATGGCGGCTTGTATGACTTCATATCCATAATGATGGATGCCTTCTAGGGTGAGGAATGGTACTGTAGGATCACAAGGCGGATCAAGACCAGATACTCGACTAGTCACCTTCACGGGTCGACCTGCTCCGAGATCAAGGATTCCGAAATGCCCTATTTTTAGGCCCCGTCCAGACGTTCTTCCAAGTCAAGAGGAGATTACGAAACGACCTGCGTATTGTCCTTGCTAGTCTACCGTAGTGGCTTGAACCATTACATCGTCCACCAACACAGCGAAACACCATCCAACGAGTCACTGGCTTGGCATGTATATCCGCGGAATACGGAGGTTGATCTGCTGTGACCCCGGAAAAAAGAGTGCCCGCTATCGGTCGAAGGTTATTCCTTTACCGACAGCGCAATGAGGACAGCATAAACCTGTTAGTGGCGGACCTGACCTCCCAACGCCTTCGTCGGATGGGTGGTCGGCGGCGTAGAGACATTTTCACCAGTGTCTTTATTAAATGTGATCCGTGTCTACTTCACGGTAAATCTTGACAGAGGCAAGGAATAAATTACCGAAATGTCAGTAAACAAGGACTACATGCTATGTGTTTCTCCGCCTAAGTTGTTCCGACACTCAGAAGAAGGTAATATCAAGTAATATGCCTATGGGCGGCTGGCTATAGATCTCAATGCAAGTAAAAGCTTCCTACTCCGCTGCTATCTCGGTCCACCAGGAAAGTGTCACACCAGAGACGGAAATATAATACAGCAAGCCGAGTGATGCTCTTGACACTCTCAAACCTATTGCTCTAACTCAGTCTGGACTTGCGACTGGTAAGCACTTCGTTGCTCCTCCACCCTGGACACTTCTTGTCTGAAACTTTCCACGGCGGCCGACAATCTGAGATTATCAATATTCATTGATTGCGATACTGAATGAAAAAAGTTCCCTTGGCCGTCGGCTCCCAGGAGAATGTAGTAGGACCTTTTAACCGTGCCTCTGGCGCAAATGGAAGGGTGTGATACTCCATTAAACTGTCGTATAGAATTTGGCTCGGTTGCTGAGTTTGTCGGTGCTCTTTGGGCAACCTTCCTGCCTATTGCCACTTTTGCTTCTGAACCCGTACCAGAAAGGTCCCCACGGCATAACTCTTCTGACTGTCGAACAAACAGTATTGAATATAGGATCTTCCTCTCCAGGGCGACGAGGTCGTCATGAAAGTTTATAGCATCCATTGCATGGATAACTCGGAATCCTTCTGAGTGTAAATCGAATAAAATGTAAACTATCAATGCAACCGTTTCTGCTTATGGATATATCAGAGGCTGAATAATAATTGTAGAGACAAGTCTTACCGGCTTTGTTATAGGTACTCTTGCCATCGAACTCTATCGTGCGAGGCCACCAACTCGGGACTATCCCACGCCTATAAGAGTACACAAATTGAAGACGTGGTTCAATGTAGCTCAAAAGGCAACGTAAGAACATGTTTAAAGGGTGGTATGCTAACTTGTTAAGCATTTGCTGAGACCACATACGGATCTTGTTTGTCTCCTGGCTGTAGAAAGTCACTTGCTGGGTAGAATTCAAGGGGTCCACCAATGTCCAAgactgtttttctttgtttatgTCACCATTATATGGCACCTCCTTATTTGATATGTCCTGCGGAAGGTAGATCTCTGGAATCTCAATTGTTGTggatatatctattatccTGTTAGCATGATGTGTTATATCTAGTCATTGGAGATCTACTCGCCAAGCAGCCCGTCTCTGAATTTCTTCTCGTAATCCCCCACTGAGATAAGAACATCTAGCATCTGCTTACATCTCGATACTTGTAACTCTTGTGCACTGTTCACACTCTCGCGTAGAGAGTCTTCGACAGTGTCTCTGAGGGCTTTCAAAATATACCTATAACAGTCTACTAGTAGTCAGCACAAGCTTTTCACAAGTAATATTGGATATAGAAAACAAGCCTACcgtctcttcttgtcttcttaGTTGTTTTAGACCATGCAGCAACGAGAGCTGTAAGTTCTGTATTAGACAGCCTTTGAAGGATGTCTTTTCGAGCCTTCCGCAATTCGTCCACATCCCATATAGGAACTTCGCGACGGAGGCCTGTGTAATATATATTAGTGTAACGGAAGAATACGCTTTGACCTTCATTAATACTCACTACTGCTTGTAGACATACTGCAAGAGAGCTTAGGTATTGGTATTTAGTTACACTGCTGAGGTGTAACGttttaaatattaaagaATGTGAATCTGGAGCAGGAGTAAGAAGTCATAAAGCAGGTTAACTAACTACTGATATACTATTCTGTAAACAAAAGCACATGAGGCTGCCAAATGACTGAGCTTTACCGTAAAATGACGAGAAAAGTAACATGAATACTGGCGCAATATTCTAGGCAGCTCTAGGAAGGGGTTTGGCATCCAACCAATTTCCAGACGGGTTATCGAGttgctctcttcatccatgctTATTTCTTCCAGCGTCCAATAAAGATGTCACTAGAGCAGCTCTAAATTTAACCAAGTAGTCTTATGAGATTGTGTAGGTCTACGACTGCGCAGGAATTTACCTGACTCGTAAACAATCCTCAGCCTTTACTACACAGGGATCGGTAGTTCTAGAATCACAGCCTTAGCTCCTCCCTCAACCCAAAGGGTAACATGTCTGACCGCACGATACTATTATAGCCATCCAAGCGATAAAAGGATATATTATGCAGCAATCAATATTTGCTACGTTACATCGATACGACCGCATTCTGTTTAGTACagcaaaaataaaacccGGGCGCAACTAGCTATTAATTTGATCACTGATGTATACAATATGTGAGGTTAAGAGCATATATTCCACTTCATTAGATGAAATGGACCGCATCGACCCATACATTGCGTCTTGACGTGGAAGTCCAACCAATCATCTCCACTATAGCAGTTTAATTATTATTGGTTGAATACAATTCATATCTCCACATTAAGGCAATGAGGATCTGGAAACGTCCAAAGTCGAACTGACCTGTGGCTCTCAGCAGCTGGCTCCTGACCGATGCAAGACTGGCAACTTAAGTGGCTGTAACTAGCCTTCCCTCGTGACATCCTGTTTCATTTTAATCAACTGTTAATTAGAGCACTTGACGGCCAGACTTGCGAACGACAGGGGAATGCAGATCAGCTAAACTTGGGTTGATTAGAAAACAAACCTAACTCCAGACGCTCGTCTGGAGCACCTGAAGTATCCATTCCCTATTACTAGACCCGCATCTCACGTGATTTCGAAATTCTAGTTTCTCTTTTACGAAGGTGAGAGCAGTTATGCTTCGCCAACAAGACTCTACAAAGATTATGGCCGGGAAAAAGAATAGGCACGGGACTTCATTGCTTTAGGATTTTATACTCTAGATACTTTAATTTTTCTTGGTCAGCAATCTATCTTGAAGGCCTCAGCATGAGATCCCAAACAATATGTTCTCTTGTTTCCGGAACCTATCCCAAGCCCCACTGTATCACATGACAAATTCGGAGAACCACTCATGAGATTCACGCCCAACAACATCGAAATGCCTGACGCATGATGTGTCCACTGATGAAGAGGACAATACCAAAAAGTAAGTATTCGGAGGTAAACTATCTTTTATCTCTTGCAAGCTGGTGTATATTCGCATCCATATATCGAGCTTTTGGGAAGAAAAACCATACTCGATTTTTGGTCTTTACTTTCCGCGAGAGGACGCTCTTTTAGGATCTGGCCTTGATTTTCACTTTCCTGCCCTCTATTTTCTCTCGATATTTGCAAGAGCGCCAGCTATACGCCGTCCCTTTCTTAAGTGATGCGATAGGTAACATCTAGTGTGCTACTTGTTAATCAGAAGTTTGTTTGGTCTGACTATCTACAGTGGACTATGGCGGCCAAATTGTTTTACACACCCATACCGGAAGACATTGCGGATGACAATAACAAGTTAGTAACGGAGGCTATGAATAACGTTCGTTATCAATACTTCCCGTTTCCGTTACCTGAATTAGCTAATCGCAGTTCAGTTTGGAAGTGATTTTGAAGCGTCAAAGATAGATATCGAAGATACCTGGACAGCCTATACTATCAGACTTTTCGAGGCATCTCCCAAAAAACAGTTGGTAATATTCCGCC is a window from the Aspergillus oryzae RIB40 DNA, chromosome 6 genome containing:
- a CDS encoding aminoglycoside phosphotransferase family protein (predicted protein); the protein is MEGPLRPFTDPASKASDRAFPLDDKDITCVSDESLIDLLKSSPILYDFGQTTVVRLSKNLVLKGGGNVLPCEAKILQLVASKSNIRAPRVHRSLHFMDDTKYFGNMGYIVMDYIDGEPLDGCWRELSDEQKMDVAKQTAQMIIEMQSIKLLEPGPIGGGPCRGRFFTHYSAGPFKDVAEFEGWFNHKLDICKAYKHASPDLPPFKFTEFVLTHQDISPRNLILDRNGLVWLVDWADAGSYPPAFEMAALCSQSQFIDFNDMVLSLLPRYPLEEQQLDSIGYALSTAALA
- a CDS encoding uncharacterized protein (predicted protein); its protein translation is MANFHPLNFIPKHRQAQILESPVQSLIAVPHSKKANTNHWCLYLLTSDRSSVRIDCQPSYSVPSTILPGGSKAYVIISELSYTVSKDAQAQFLLGVAPGLKVRHFYDLLIENGRHKYEFDSNGVGCRFWTTDQINLLHQHRLITDTAQVTVAKNGILKLWPDQTPLELDRGAYY